The segment AGTAGTGTCGTAATGGACAGTTACCTGTTTTATGAAATATCAAAAAGTGATGGGAATTGTTAACATGCATACTTTCAGTCAAAATGATTGTGAGAAGATTTGGGAATCATTCAAGCAAGCATTTGTGGGAAGGAATCCATGTGATGTCCCTCCAGACGCATATGACTCCCTATTACACAAAGTGTCCCACGATCCAGCATGTAACCGGGTAACAGGgatcttttttgttttcttcatcatatatatgatatatatatatatatatatataagggagggagagagagagagagagattactttattattatttcagtaCTTCATTATGGTAAATTAATATCATGCATGTCATGCGTTCCTCTTATTAGATGTTATTCTGGAGCAAAACTAAAGAAATAGTTCATGCTTTCACTGGGAAAATGAGCTGTTACTTGACTTTAGAGGACACTCTACTTGGCTTCACCTTGGATGGACTCAATTGGTGTGGCAAAAATGAGAGCCAAGGTATATTAGCATTTGTTTTCTGCAGACActgaattataaaaaaaaaaacaggatatAAAAAGGtcttaacgtgtgtgtgtgtgtttgtgtgtcttgcagAAACTTTCACCACAGGATGTCCAGATTGTGATAACAACTCTTTTCGGGCATTCTGGAATGGAGCCTCAGCAGCAGTGAGTGCTTCTGGCCCGTAGTCTGACATAGCCTTTGTTCTTGTTCTACAGTGTGGGTGAGAATGTCTTCGCCACAGCAGCTGAgcaaacaaacatcaacaccCAACAGGAAAGCTATAATGACAAGAGACATCAACTGAACACAATGATTGTGTTAATATCAAGGCCAGTTGTCATCTCTGCTGGGAAAGGTTTTTCTAGTTCCATCAACCAGAAGaaacaatgaatgaatgtatatTTGGGAAAGAAAGACTCAAAGtcaattttgtttgttttctttttttaaaggttacATGGTCCATACGCTTAAGTTAAGACAGGCACTCTAAATCATGCTTCTGGATGCTGGTATAAAACCAGTTAAATCATTCTGGCTGATAATGTAGTTCAAACATCCTTTCTTTTGTAACATTCAATAACATTTCTAGTGTGCAGTGTCCAAGTGCTATGCCTTTTATCAGTATTGAATGCTGTTATTTCATAACAATGTATAAAAAAACCCCTCATGTTTGCTTTCCAGTTTGCAGCATCTGCGTGTGGTGATGCCTCTGTCATGCTGAATGGGTCCATAGATATGCCTTTTAATTCAAAAAGGTATGCGGCTATTATGATCTGTCTATTACTGTAAAAAAGGATTCATTGTTAATATGTTATTCAAGTAGAAtgatgatgtaggcctacactacaGTAAAACCCAGAACAAGCTACAAAACGTTCCCCTCCTTAGCCTATTTTTGTTactaaacatttattttattcttttgtaGCATTTTTGGATCTGTAGAAGTGAAACATTTCAACTCCTCAATCATGAATGGCTTGACTGTCTTACTTGTTACCAAGGAAACAGACACGTAAGTTCTTTGTGTATTTTGTTCATTTGGTGGCTACATCTGCCCCTTTGCTACAGCATTTCAGGCAGTGTTTCAGTATTAGAACTTGTTTGGCATAATACCACATGTCTGAGAGtttatactgtatacagtactTTCTGCACAGTTTTTTGAGCTATATCATAGAAAAAGTTTGACGAGTTAATTGAGTCCAGAGGAATTTATGGAAAGTGTATATGGTATTTGACATATGTACTTTAtacatttaagcaataagccccgagaggccatAGGTTacagtgattttagaacagctaaggggcgttgtttaGCACGACGTGCAGTGGAACCCCCGCATATACAGTACAGAACATGGAAAGATTTCACAAAATAATGACAACGagaaatgtaacgatttattcatagataatcattcttccggcAGTAGTATAGctaatatagaatgaaatgtGGTCAACGTGTGGGCTTATCCTGGAGTTTACAATGGCATTCACCAACGACaacgcgattcagccaatcataattaaGGGCCAAAACTATCCGTTTTAGAAAAGTGTATTTTCCATATGAAATTTGACATTACGGGCCCTATTTCGATTATCTAATCTAAATGCATGGTCTGAAGTGCATGGTGCAAGTGCATTTAGGGTGTGTCCAAATCCACTTTTGCTAGTCTGACAGCAGAATAAATGGttgtacttacatgtacatttgTTAATGAATCATGGGTGTGTTTCAGGTGTAATAGGCTTAATCATTGAGAGTTCCATCTTCC is part of the Alosa alosa isolate M-15738 ecotype Scorff River chromosome 16, AALO_Geno_1.1, whole genome shotgun sequence genome and harbors:
- the LOC125310019 gene encoding ADP-ribosyl cyclase/cyclic ADP-ribose hydrolase 1-like isoform X2, with the protein product MVYTEVNRTSNRSPKRRNHLLICLCVVLMAIVILSVTLGLTLGTSSSSSLKATFTNRCQTYLKDNGATTSQNDCEKIWESFKQAFVGRNPCDVPPDAYDSLLHKVSHDPACNRMLFWSKTKEIVHAFTGKMSCYLTLEDTLLGFTLDGLNWCGKNESQETFTTGCPDCDNNSFRAFWNGASAAFAASACGDASVMLNGSIDMPFNSKSIFGSVEVKHFNSSIMNGLTVLLVTKETDTSKIQNCISQPQIACGDCW
- the LOC125310019 gene encoding ADP-ribosyl cyclase/cyclic ADP-ribose hydrolase 1-like isoform X1 produces the protein MVYTEVNRTSNRSPKRRNHLLICLCVVLMAIVILSVTLGLTLGTSSSSSLKATFTNRCQTYLKDNGATTSQNDCEKIWESFKQAFVGRNPCDVPPDAYDSLLHKVSHDPACNRMLFWSKTKEIVHAFTGKMSCYLTLEDTLLGFTLDGLNWCGKNESQETFTTGCPDCDNNSFRAFWNGASAAFAASACGDASVMLNGSIDMPFNSKSIFGSVEVKHFNSSIMNGLTVLLVTKETDTKTCESDASLKDLQSQLDPKLKYTCKIVPQSKIQNCISQPQIACGDCW